In Phaeobacter inhibens DSM 16374, the following proteins share a genomic window:
- the galE gene encoding UDP-glucose 4-epimerase GalE, with translation MTHILVTGGAGYIGSHACKALRAAGFTPVTYDNLVTGWQDAVKFGPFEKGDLSDRARLDEVFAKYQPAAVMHFAALSQVGEAMSEPGRYWANNVGGSLTLIEAAVAADCLDFVFSSTCATYGEHDNVVLDESTPQVPLNAYGASKRAVEDILRDFGASHGLRSVIFRYFNVAGADPEAEVGEFHRPETHLVPLVLDAIDGKRDALTIFGTDYDTPDGTCVRDYVHVCDLVDAHVLGLNWLKDGKGSQVFNLGTGTGFSVREVMDKAEATTGKSVPHSIGPRRAGDCTKLVSGSVRAATLLGWEPTRSDLETMIADAWGWHNAGAYER, from the coding sequence TTGACACATATTCTGGTGACCGGTGGGGCTGGTTACATCGGCTCCCACGCTTGCAAGGCGCTGCGCGCGGCTGGGTTCACGCCCGTGACCTACGACAATCTGGTAACGGGCTGGCAGGACGCGGTGAAATTCGGCCCCTTCGAGAAGGGGGATCTGAGTGATCGCGCGCGACTGGACGAAGTTTTTGCCAAATATCAGCCGGCGGCGGTTATGCATTTTGCCGCGCTGAGTCAGGTCGGCGAAGCCATGAGCGAACCTGGCCGTTACTGGGCCAACAATGTAGGTGGCTCCCTAACACTGATTGAGGCTGCGGTTGCGGCCGATTGTCTTGATTTCGTGTTTTCTTCCACCTGCGCCACCTACGGGGAGCATGACAATGTGGTGCTGGACGAAAGCACGCCGCAGGTGCCTTTGAATGCCTATGGCGCCTCCAAACGTGCGGTGGAGGATATTTTGCGCGACTTTGGTGCGTCGCATGGGCTGCGATCGGTGATTTTCCGCTATTTCAACGTGGCGGGTGCGGATCCCGAGGCTGAGGTGGGTGAATTCCATCGTCCCGAGACCCATCTGGTGCCGCTGGTTCTGGATGCGATTGACGGCAAACGCGATGCGCTGACCATTTTCGGAACCGATTATGACACGCCGGATGGTACCTGTGTGCGCGACTACGTGCATGTTTGCGACCTGGTTGATGCCCATGTTCTGGGCCTCAACTGGCTGAAGGATGGCAAAGGCAGTCAGGTCTTCAATCTGGGGACAGGCACCGGGTTCTCGGTGCGCGAAGTGATGGACAAGGCCGAAGCGACTACCGGCAAATCGGTGCCGCATTCTATCGGGCCACGGCGCGCCGGGGATTGTACCAAATTGGTCTCGGGCTCTGTGCGTGCAGCGACACTGCTGGGCTGGGAACCAACGCGGTCCGACCTTGAGACGATGATTGCGGATGCCTGGGGCTGGCACAATGCCGGCGCATACGAGCGTTAG
- a CDS encoding ABC transporter permease subunit gives MRRFFLIAIPYAWLLALFLVPFAIVFKISLSDAAVARPPYMPQFDWVTGIGAFLSDLDFENFTWLTEDDLYWKAYLSSLRIAVVSTVLTLLVGYPMAYGMARAPSEWRPTLMMLVILPFWTSFLIRVYAWMGILSNEGLLNQFLIWAGLIDTPLTILNTNTAVYIGIVYTYLPFMILPIYSALERLDGSLIEAAEDLGCSRMEAFWLVTIPLSRAGIIAGCFLVFIPTLGEFVIPSLLGGSDTLMIGKVLWEEFFSNRDWPVASAVAVVLLLILIVPIVLFQRNQQKQQEADQ, from the coding sequence ATGCGCCGCTTTTTCCTGATCGCTATCCCCTATGCCTGGCTATTGGCGCTGTTTCTTGTGCCTTTCGCCATCGTCTTCAAAATCTCGCTGTCGGATGCCGCCGTTGCGCGCCCACCCTATATGCCACAGTTCGACTGGGTCACTGGTATCGGCGCCTTCCTTTCGGATCTGGATTTTGAGAATTTCACTTGGTTGACCGAAGATGATCTCTACTGGAAAGCCTATCTCAGCTCGCTGCGCATTGCGGTGGTATCGACAGTTCTGACGTTGCTGGTCGGCTATCCGATGGCCTACGGCATGGCGCGCGCGCCTTCGGAATGGCGCCCAACGCTGATGATGCTGGTGATCCTGCCGTTCTGGACCAGCTTTCTGATCCGGGTCTATGCGTGGATGGGAATCCTGTCGAACGAAGGCCTTTTGAATCAGTTCCTGATATGGGCTGGGCTGATTGATACACCGCTGACAATCCTGAACACCAATACAGCTGTCTATATCGGCATCGTCTACACCTATCTGCCCTTTATGATTCTGCCGATCTACTCCGCTTTGGAACGGCTGGATGGCTCGCTCATTGAGGCCGCCGAAGATCTGGGTTGCTCGCGTATGGAGGCCTTCTGGCTGGTCACCATTCCACTTTCGCGCGCAGGTATTATCGCGGGCTGTTTCCTCGTCTTCATTCCGACGCTGGGCGAATTCGTGATCCCATCACTGCTGGGTGGATCTGATACGCTGATGATCGGCAAGGTGCTGTGGGAAGAGTTCTTCTCAAACCGTGACTGGCCAGTGGCCTCAGCGGTGGCGGTTGTGCTGCTTCTGATCCTGATCGTGCCTATCGTGCTGTTCCAGCGCAACCAGCAGAAACAACAGGAGGCGGACCAATGA
- the galU gene encoding UTP--glucose-1-phosphate uridylyltransferase GalU: MRRKVTKAIFPVAGLGTRFLPATKSVPKEIMTLVDRPLVQYAIDEAREAGIKEFIFVTSRGKGALEDYFDHSPMLEQELRKKGKDDLLDILKATNMDSGAIAYIRQHQALGLGHAVWCARRLIANEPFAVILPDDVIAAETPCLKQMVEAYEETGGNMVAAMEVPPEQTSSYGVLDVRDDMGSVVSVNGMVEKPKAEEAPSNLAVIGRYILAPSVLRNLNKKKQGAGGEIQLTDAIAEDIAADVPVYGYRFRGQRFDCGSKAGFLQATVAFALAREELRDDLMCYINQIAQVDKAAQ; the protein is encoded by the coding sequence ATGCGTAGAAAAGTAACGAAGGCAATTTTTCCGGTGGCCGGTCTTGGAACGCGGTTCCTGCCGGCGACCAAATCTGTTCCCAAAGAAATCATGACGCTGGTGGACCGTCCGCTGGTCCAATACGCCATTGATGAGGCGCGTGAGGCCGGGATCAAGGAATTCATCTTTGTAACCTCGCGCGGCAAAGGCGCGCTTGAGGACTATTTTGACCACTCGCCCATGCTCGAACAGGAGCTGCGGAAGAAGGGCAAGGACGACCTTCTGGATATCCTGAAGGCGACCAATATGGATTCGGGCGCGATCGCCTATATTCGTCAGCATCAGGCGCTAGGCCTTGGCCACGCGGTTTGGTGCGCGCGCCGTCTGATCGCCAATGAACCCTTTGCCGTGATCCTGCCCGATGACGTCATCGCGGCGGAAACACCCTGTCTCAAGCAGATGGTGGAAGCCTATGAAGAAACCGGCGGCAATATGGTTGCGGCCATGGAGGTTCCCCCGGAGCAGACATCATCCTACGGGGTGCTGGATGTGCGCGATGATATGGGATCGGTGGTGTCTGTGAATGGCATGGTTGAGAAGCCCAAAGCCGAAGAGGCGCCATCTAATCTTGCGGTGATTGGCCGCTATATTCTGGCCCCTTCTGTGCTGCGGAATCTGAACAAGAAGAAACAGGGCGCTGGCGGTGAAATCCAACTGACGGATGCCATTGCGGAAGACATCGCCGCTGATGTGCCGGTTTATGGCTACCGGTTCCGTGGTCAGCGATTTGACTGCGGGTCCAAGGCGGGTTTCCTGCAGGCGACGGTTGCCTTCGCGCTGGCGCGTGAGGAACTCCGTGATGATCTGATGTGCTATATCAATCAGATTGCGCAGGTCGATAAGGCGGCGCAATAA
- a CDS encoding GntR family transcriptional regulator, protein MNLSQPDASSVSQPTAKLPAHETVYQTLRGQILFGDLAPGQAVTIQGLVESLGAGMTPVREAIRRLISDGALVFQGNRRVSVPMLRESDLSELIYARKTIECQLARLATERVSPADIAALEVIDTALDQAISAGDVAGYLVQNYQFHTRLYAHADAPILTDLADRLWLRFGPSLRVVCGRLGTQSFPDRHKDILEALHRKDADLAVLAMERDVAQGMDQVRQGLTQAS, encoded by the coding sequence GTGAACCTGAGCCAACCAGACGCATCATCCGTCAGTCAGCCGACCGCGAAACTGCCGGCGCATGAAACCGTCTATCAGACCTTGCGCGGGCAGATCCTGTTCGGCGATCTGGCGCCCGGCCAGGCGGTGACCATCCAGGGCCTGGTCGAGTCGCTGGGTGCCGGCATGACGCCTGTTCGAGAGGCGATCAGGCGGTTGATTTCTGATGGGGCGCTGGTGTTCCAGGGCAATCGCCGCGTGTCTGTCCCAATGCTGCGCGAGAGTGACCTGAGTGAGCTAATTTATGCAAGAAAAACAATTGAATGCCAACTTGCGAGATTGGCTACAGAACGGGTCTCCCCAGCGGATATCGCGGCCTTGGAGGTGATAGATACAGCCTTGGATCAGGCGATCTCGGCGGGAGATGTGGCGGGCTATCTGGTGCAGAATTACCAATTCCATACGCGGCTCTATGCGCATGCTGACGCGCCAATCCTCACAGATCTTGCGGATCGGCTCTGGCTGCGCTTTGGCCCGTCGCTGCGGGTGGTCTGCGGGCGGCTTGGTACCCAGAGCTTTCCTGATCGCCATAAGGATATCTTGGAGGCCCTGCATCGCAAGGACGCAGATCTGGCGGTGTTGGCGATGGAAAGGGATGTGGCCCAGGGTATGGATCAGGTGCGACAGGGTCTCACACAAGCCAGCTGA
- a CDS encoding alpha-ketoglutarate-dependent dioxygenase AlkB family protein, translating into MMKLRLRGFELTKPLLDMDGQQRLIECLRPVLRAAPLFSPEVPGGGKMSVRMTSAGAYGWFSDRDGYRYEERHPTGRRWPEIPSEILDIWRVTTGLERQPDCCLINYYGEGARMGLHQDKDEADFSYPVVSVSLGDDGLLRIGNQSRGGKTDTVWLNSGDVVVMGGDARLTYHGVDRIRFKSSRLLPKGGRINLTLRVVT; encoded by the coding sequence ATGATGAAGTTGCGATTGCGGGGGTTTGAGCTGACAAAACCCCTTCTGGATATGGATGGGCAGCAGCGGCTGATTGAGTGTCTGCGCCCCGTTCTGCGCGCAGCACCACTGTTTTCGCCTGAGGTGCCCGGTGGCGGTAAGATGTCAGTGCGGATGACATCAGCCGGGGCCTATGGCTGGTTCAGTGACCGGGATGGATACCGCTATGAAGAGCGCCACCCGACCGGGCGCCGCTGGCCTGAGATACCATCAGAGATTCTGGACATCTGGCGGGTCACCACTGGGTTGGAGCGACAACCGGATTGTTGCCTGATTAATTACTATGGTGAAGGGGCCCGGATGGGGCTGCATCAGGACAAGGATGAGGCGGATTTTTCCTACCCGGTGGTGTCAGTCTCTCTAGGCGATGACGGTTTGTTGCGGATTGGCAATCAATCGCGCGGGGGCAAGACCGATACTGTCTGGTTGAACTCGGGTGATGTGGTCGTGATGGGTGGGGATGCCCGGCTGACCTATCACGGGGTTGATCGCATTCGGTTCAAATCCTCACGCCTGCTGCCGAAGGGCGGGCGGATCAATCTGACGCTGCGTGTGGTGACCTAA
- a CDS encoding ABC transporter ATP-binding protein, which yields MTIPVFEPWNDPEAKPLIQFQNVTKRFGEFTAIDDLTLGIYEKEFFALLGPSGCGKTTMMRMLAGFETPTEGKIFLSGQDIAPVPPNKRLVNMMFQSYALFPHLSVWDNIAFGLKRENKPKHDIAERVQEMLRLTRLEKFARRKPHQISGGQRQRVALARSLAKAPKLLLLDEPLGALDKKLRQDTQFELMDIQEKTGTTFVIVTHDQEEAMTVASRVAVMDNGRIVQVATPDRIYETPNSLYVADFIGDVNIIGGTATPTGPEQYAVNWKDGAAPLTVKSQASFSDGQECHLAIRPEKVTISAERPAEADNTVQGRILDIAYLGNISTYHVELPSGAVIKAQAANTRRIARRAFTWEDPVWLSWTATAGVLLAN from the coding sequence GTGACCATTCCTGTTTTTGAACCCTGGAACGATCCAGAGGCCAAGCCCCTGATCCAATTCCAGAATGTCACCAAACGTTTTGGTGAGTTCACCGCCATCGACGATCTTACGCTCGGGATTTATGAGAAAGAATTCTTTGCTCTGCTTGGCCCGTCAGGCTGTGGCAAAACAACAATGATGCGGATGCTTGCAGGGTTTGAGACCCCAACCGAAGGTAAGATTTTCCTGTCAGGTCAGGACATTGCCCCGGTGCCGCCGAACAAGCGACTGGTGAATATGATGTTCCAGTCCTACGCGCTGTTTCCGCATCTGAGCGTCTGGGACAATATCGCCTTTGGGCTGAAGCGCGAAAACAAGCCCAAGCATGACATCGCCGAACGGGTGCAGGAAATGCTGCGACTGACCCGACTTGAGAAATTCGCCCGCCGCAAACCACACCAGATCTCTGGCGGCCAACGCCAGCGGGTTGCCTTGGCCCGGTCGCTGGCCAAAGCTCCGAAACTGCTTCTGCTGGATGAACCACTCGGCGCGCTCGACAAGAAGCTGCGCCAGGATACTCAGTTTGAACTGATGGATATTCAGGAAAAAACCGGCACCACTTTTGTGATTGTCACCCATGATCAGGAAGAAGCAATGACTGTCGCCTCCCGCGTGGCGGTGATGGACAATGGCCGGATCGTGCAAGTGGCCACACCAGACCGGATCTATGAGACCCCAAATTCACTATATGTTGCGGATTTCATTGGCGATGTGAACATCATCGGCGGCACCGCCACCCCCACCGGCCCCGAACAATATGCAGTCAACTGGAAAGACGGCGCCGCCCCGCTCACAGTCAAAAGCCAGGCATCCTTCTCCGACGGGCAGGAGTGTCATCTGGCGATCCGCCCGGAGAAGGTCACGATCAGCGCCGAGCGCCCGGCGGAGGCTGACAACACCGTGCAGGGGCGCATTCTGGATATCGCCTACCTTGGCAATATCTCCACTTATCACGTTGAGCTGCCCTCCGGCGCGGTGATCAAGGCGCAGGCCGCTAATACCCGCCGCATTGCGCGTCGCGCCTTTACCTGGGAAGACCCGGTCTGGCTGTCTTGGACAGCCACGGCCGGTGTTCTGCTGGCGAACTGA
- the cysQ gene encoding 3'(2'),5'-bisphosphate nucleotidase CysQ, with amino-acid sequence MTYDDLIPVIRRLAIEAGEKIMEIYNSDEFEVKVKSDESPVTAADEAADALISAGLRAAFPDVMLVTEEQADSHSKSGDTFLIVDPLDGTKEFIHRRGDFTVNIALVEKGVPTRGVVYAPARSRMFFTLADGSAVEETGAFDPAAMGEIKPIRVADSNNDALMVVASKSHRDQATDDYINKYAVKDSKSAGSSLKFCLVATGEADLYPRVGRTMEWDTAAGHAVLGGAGGQVVRFDDHAPLTYGKEGYANPFFIAYAPGVELKKA; translated from the coding sequence GTGACATATGATGACCTTATTCCGGTAATTCGCCGATTGGCGATCGAGGCCGGAGAGAAGATCATGGAGATCTACAACTCGGATGAATTCGAGGTGAAGGTGAAGTCGGACGAAAGCCCGGTCACTGCCGCCGATGAGGCCGCAGATGCGCTGATCTCTGCCGGGCTGCGGGCGGCATTTCCGGATGTGATGCTGGTGACCGAAGAGCAGGCCGATTCGCATAGCAAGAGCGGCGACACTTTTCTGATCGTTGACCCCTTGGATGGAACCAAGGAGTTTATTCATCGCCGCGGTGACTTCACCGTCAATATCGCGCTGGTTGAAAAAGGTGTGCCGACCCGTGGTGTGGTCTATGCGCCGGCGCGGTCGCGGATGTTCTTCACCTTGGCGGACGGATCAGCGGTTGAGGAAACCGGCGCTTTTGATCCCGCAGCCATGGGAGAGATCAAGCCCATTCGTGTTGCAGACAGCAATAATGATGCGCTGATGGTGGTTGCCTCCAAATCGCATCGCGATCAGGCGACTGATGACTACATCAATAAATATGCTGTGAAAGACAGTAAAAGTGCGGGATCCTCGTTGAAGTTCTGTCTGGTCGCCACCGGGGAAGCCGATCTTTATCCACGGGTTGGCCGCACCATGGAATGGGACACTGCGGCCGGTCATGCTGTTCTGGGTGGAGCAGGTGGCCAAGTGGTGCGTTTCGATGACCACGCCCCACTCACTTATGGCAAGGAGGGGTATGCCAACCCCTTCTTTATCGCCTACGCGCCGGGTGTGGAGTTGAAAAAAGCCTGA
- a CDS encoding ABC transporter permease, which translates to MTRLSWFNTVSLTLGFAFLYIPMVILIIFSFNESKLVTVWAGFSVKWYGELLQNEAFLNAAWVTLKVAVMSSTIATVLGTMAAYVLVRGGRFLGRTLFSGMIYAPLVMPEVITGLSLLLLFIGIGLDRGVMTIVLAHTTFSMCYVSVVVSSRLVTFDRSLEEAALDLGCSAAEAFRLVTLPIIAPAVISGWLLAFTLSLDDLVIASFTSGPAATTLPIKIFSAVRLGVSPEINALSTIMIAIVTLGVVTASLVTKRQLVRQRRDEQNAERS; encoded by the coding sequence ATGACCCGATTGAGCTGGTTCAACACGGTTTCGCTGACACTGGGGTTTGCGTTTCTTTATATCCCGATGGTGATCCTGATCATCTTCAGCTTCAATGAGAGCAAACTGGTCACCGTCTGGGCGGGGTTCTCCGTCAAATGGTACGGTGAACTGCTGCAGAATGAGGCGTTTCTGAATGCGGCCTGGGTGACGCTGAAGGTGGCGGTAATGTCCTCAACCATCGCAACGGTTCTGGGCACCATGGCCGCCTATGTCCTGGTGCGCGGGGGGCGTTTCCTAGGCCGCACGCTATTTTCAGGGATGATCTATGCGCCGCTGGTTATGCCAGAGGTGATCACCGGCCTGTCGCTACTGCTTCTATTCATCGGCATCGGTCTGGATCGCGGAGTGATGACCATCGTGCTGGCGCATACGACCTTTTCGATGTGCTATGTTTCGGTTGTCGTTTCCTCGCGGCTGGTGACCTTTGACCGCTCGCTGGAGGAGGCTGCGCTTGATCTTGGCTGCTCGGCGGCTGAGGCATTCCGCCTCGTGACGCTACCGATCATCGCACCTGCAGTCATCTCCGGCTGGCTCTTGGCCTTTACCCTATCGCTGGACGATCTGGTGATCGCGTCATTCACGTCCGGTCCGGCCGCAACGACTCTGCCGATCAAGATTTTTTCAGCCGTGCGTCTGGGCGTCAGCCCAGAGATCAACGCACTTTCCACGATTATGATCGCCATTGTAACGCTCGGCGTGGTCACCGCCTCGCTGGTCACAAAACGCCAACTGGTACGCCAGCGCCGCGACGAGCAAAACGCCGAACGCAGCTAA
- a CDS encoding polyamine ABC transporter substrate-binding protein: MTLKTMTLTAIVALSSAAAVAEEVRVYNWSDYIDEDLLEKFETETGIDLIYDVFDSNELLETKMLAGGSGYDVVVPTGSFLARQIQAGAFQKLDTSKLSNAGNMWDVIEDRTARYDPDNLYSVNYMWGTTGIGANTAKVEEALGADAPIDSLELVFNPDNMEKLANCGVYFLDAPDEMIPAALKYIGEDPNSMDPDVVAKAEPVLMAIRPYVKKFHSSEYINALANGDICVAFGWSGDILQARDRADEADNGVEIVFNAPKEGALMWFDQMAIPVDAPNPEGAHKFLNFIMEAENMAAASNYVYYANGNKASQEFLEEDVIGDPAIYPSEETLKNLYIKEAYPPKVQRKATRMWTKIKSGT, encoded by the coding sequence ATGACACTCAAGACGATGACATTGACCGCCATCGTGGCGCTGAGCAGTGCGGCCGCCGTCGCCGAAGAAGTTCGCGTTTACAACTGGTCCGACTATATCGATGAAGATCTGCTGGAGAAATTCGAAACCGAAACCGGCATTGATCTGATCTACGACGTTTTCGACAGCAATGAGTTGCTCGAAACCAAAATGCTGGCCGGCGGGTCCGGTTATGACGTTGTGGTTCCAACCGGGTCCTTCCTGGCGCGACAGATCCAGGCCGGCGCGTTCCAGAAACTGGATACAAGCAAACTGTCGAACGCAGGCAACATGTGGGACGTGATCGAGGATCGCACCGCCCGTTATGATCCCGACAATCTCTATTCAGTGAATTACATGTGGGGCACCACCGGTATTGGCGCCAATACGGCCAAGGTGGAGGAAGCGCTGGGGGCCGATGCACCGATCGACTCGCTTGAACTGGTATTCAACCCGGACAACATGGAGAAACTGGCCAATTGTGGCGTCTACTTCCTGGATGCTCCTGATGAGATGATTCCAGCGGCTTTGAAATATATTGGCGAAGATCCCAACAGCATGGACCCCGATGTGGTGGCCAAGGCTGAGCCAGTGCTGATGGCCATCCGCCCTTATGTGAAGAAATTCCACAGCTCCGAATATATCAACGCGTTGGCAAACGGTGATATCTGCGTGGCGTTTGGCTGGTCTGGTGACATCCTGCAGGCGCGTGACCGTGCTGACGAGGCCGACAACGGTGTGGAAATCGTCTTCAACGCCCCCAAGGAAGGCGCTCTGATGTGGTTCGACCAGATGGCGATCCCGGTTGATGCACCAAACCCGGAAGGCGCGCATAAGTTCCTGAACTTCATCATGGAAGCCGAGAATATGGCGGCGGCCTCCAACTACGTTTATTATGCCAATGGCAACAAGGCGAGCCAGGAGTTCCTTGAGGAAGATGTGATCGGCGATCCCGCGATCTACCCAAGCGAGGAAACCCTTAAAAACCTCTACATCAAAGAAGCCTATCCGCCCAAGGTACAGCGTAAGGCCACCCGCATGTGGACCAAGATCAAGTCCGGGACTTGA
- a CDS encoding ABC transporter permease: protein MFEQRHKRSRLSSLIAMGEVVFHSVARSVRSKHNNAFMALATNLMQAVMFVVVFYVMFSLLGLRGSAIRGDFLLYVMSGVFLFLTHTKAVSAVAGAEGPSSPMMQHAPMNTIVAILSAALGSLYIQVLSMLIILFVYHVAFTPIEIEEPIAAFGMVLLSWITGAAVGLILLVMKPWSPGTVGIISTIYQRANMIASGKMFLANTLPSFMLSMFDWNPLFHCIDQARGFVFINYNPHFSNWQYAGWVALVLIMIGLMGEFYTRRRASISWGAKR from the coding sequence ATGTTCGAGCAACGCCACAAACGGTCTCGTCTCAGCAGCCTCATCGCCATGGGTGAGGTTGTCTTTCATTCCGTGGCGCGCAGTGTGCGCTCCAAACATAATAATGCTTTCATGGCTCTTGCGACCAATCTCATGCAGGCCGTGATGTTTGTCGTCGTGTTTTACGTGATGTTTTCCCTGCTCGGCCTGCGTGGTTCGGCCATTCGCGGCGATTTCCTGCTCTATGTGATGTCGGGCGTCTTTTTGTTCCTGACCCACACCAAGGCCGTTTCCGCCGTCGCCGGAGCAGAGGGGCCAAGCAGCCCGATGATGCAGCACGCTCCGATGAACACGATCGTCGCCATTCTGTCGGCGGCACTGGGATCACTGTATATTCAGGTGCTGTCGATGCTGATCATCCTGTTCGTCTATCACGTGGCGTTCACCCCAATTGAAATTGAGGAACCGATTGCGGCCTTTGGCATGGTGCTGCTCTCTTGGATAACCGGCGCTGCGGTAGGTTTGATCCTGCTGGTCATGAAACCTTGGTCGCCGGGGACTGTTGGCATCATCTCCACGATCTACCAAAGGGCCAATATGATCGCCTCGGGAAAGATGTTTCTAGCGAACACTCTGCCCAGCTTCATGCTGTCGATGTTCGACTGGAACCCGCTGTTTCATTGCATTGATCAGGCACGGGGGTTTGTGTTCATCAACTACAACCCCCATTTCAGCAACTGGCAATACGCCGGTTGGGTGGCACTCGTCCTGATCATGATTGGCTTGATGGGGGAGTTTTACACGCGCCGCCGTGCCTCGATCAGCTGGGGCGCAAAGCGCTGA
- a CDS encoding 3-deoxy-manno-octulosonate cytidylyltransferase, protein MSVLIVIPARYASTRYPGKPLVALTGASGESQTLIERSWRAAMAVNGVDRVVVATDDERIRGAATGFGAEVVMTSESCGNGTERCAEALATLEGGYDIVVNLQGDAPLTPHWFVEDLISGLRDAPDKGLATPVLRCDGATLNSLLADRKAGRVGGTTAVFGRDNNALYFSKEVVPFTSTAYEADQDTPVFHHVGVYAYRPDALSAYPGWPVGPLETLEGLEQLRFLENGRKILCVEVEARGREFWELNNPEDVPLIEAMMEKMGHK, encoded by the coding sequence ATGTCTGTCCTGATTGTCATCCCTGCCCGCTATGCCTCCACACGCTATCCCGGCAAACCGCTTGTTGCGCTGACCGGTGCCAGCGGAGAAAGCCAGACCTTGATTGAACGGTCCTGGCGCGCTGCCATGGCCGTCAATGGTGTCGATCGTGTTGTGGTGGCCACCGATGATGAGCGGATTCGGGGGGCTGCCACAGGCTTTGGCGCTGAGGTGGTTATGACCTCCGAAAGCTGCGGCAACGGGACCGAGCGTTGTGCAGAAGCGCTGGCGACGCTTGAGGGCGGGTACGATATAGTCGTGAACCTGCAAGGTGACGCGCCGCTGACGCCACATTGGTTTGTTGAAGATCTGATCTCGGGTCTGCGCGATGCCCCTGACAAGGGGCTGGCAACACCGGTGTTGCGTTGCGACGGGGCGACGCTGAACAGTCTGCTGGCAGACCGTAAGGCCGGTCGCGTCGGCGGCACCACCGCCGTGTTCGGGCGGGATAACAACGCGCTCTACTTCTCAAAGGAAGTGGTGCCGTTCACTTCAACGGCCTATGAGGCGGATCAAGACACCCCGGTGTTTCATCACGTCGGAGTCTATGCCTACCGGCCAGACGCGCTCAGTGCTTATCCAGGGTGGCCTGTCGGTCCCCTGGAGACGCTGGAGGGGCTGGAGCAGCTGCGCTTCCTTGAAAATGGTCGCAAGATCCTCTGCGTTGAGGTTGAGGCGCGCGGACGTGAATTCTGGGAGCTGAACAACCCCGAAGACGTACCGCTGATTGAGGCGATGATGGAAAAGATGGGTCACAAATAG
- a CDS encoding glycosyltransferase family 2 protein, with product MPLPEISLAAAYRLRWQRRQLLWRAFRARHQLRRVTDHTAILAKDALIAITVLRNEATRIPFFLQFYRELGVDHFLIVDNGSDDGCAEYLATQPDVSLWQTGASYRVARFGLDWATWLQIRHGHRRWCLSVDTDELLVFGGDAQHGLRGLTHWLDRQGRVGFGALMLDLFPRGPLGKVSYSPGDDPRTVLPWFDPDPYRSTRQAPRGNLWVQGGTRERVFFAAEPQRAPTLNKIPLIKWDRRYAYTNSTHAALPRWLNALYDGPGGGMPSGVLLHSKFLPEIAEKARIEKQRGQHFSQPHQFENYYDQLAAGPDLWHDKALRYVGPDQLEALGLARAPDWDAG from the coding sequence ATGCCGCTGCCAGAGATTTCACTGGCGGCGGCCTATCGGTTGAGATGGCAGCGCCGTCAGCTGCTCTGGCGGGCATTTCGGGCGCGTCATCAACTGCGCAGGGTGACGGATCATACCGCCATCCTGGCAAAGGATGCTTTGATCGCCATCACCGTTCTGCGAAATGAGGCGACCCGGATCCCCTTTTTCCTGCAGTTCTACCGTGAGTTGGGTGTTGATCACTTTTTGATCGTCGACAATGGCAGTGATGATGGGTGCGCGGAATATCTTGCCACGCAGCCGGATGTTTCGCTCTGGCAGACTGGCGCCAGCTACCGCGTTGCGCGGTTCGGTCTGGATTGGGCGACCTGGCTGCAGATCCGCCATGGTCACCGCCGCTGGTGCCTAAGTGTTGATACAGACGAATTGCTGGTGTTCGGCGGCGATGCGCAACATGGTTTGCGTGGCCTGACCCATTGGCTGGACCGTCAGGGCAGGGTGGGCTTTGGCGCACTGATGCTGGATCTTTTCCCCAGGGGACCGCTGGGAAAGGTGAGCTATTCCCCCGGCGATGATCCCCGCACTGTGTTGCCGTGGTTCGATCCAGATCCTTATCGCAGCACGCGTCAGGCACCGCGCGGCAATCTGTGGGTGCAGGGCGGCACGCGGGAGCGGGTGTTTTTTGCTGCTGAACCGCAGCGAGCACCGACGTTGAACAAAATCCCTTTGATCAAATGGGATCGCCGCTACGCCTATACCAATTCTACCCATGCGGCGCTGCCGCGATGGCTGAATGCGCTGTACGATGGACCGGGTGGGGGGATGCCATCCGGAGTGCTTCTGCACAGCAAATTCCTGCCTGAGATCGCGGAAAAAGCGAGGATAGAAAAACAACGCGGTCAGCACTTCAGTCAGCCGCATCAATTCGAAAACTACTACGATCAGTTGGCGGCGGGGCCGGACCTATGGCACGATAAGGCACTGCGTTACGTGGGGCCAGATCAGCTTGAGGCGCTGGGGCTGGCCCGCGCCCCGGATTGGGACGCGGGCTAA